The region CGGGAAGCTTGCGCGGAAGACCGCGGGGCGCAGAGCTTCCGCAGGAGGCCATGAGCAGAGGCAGCACCACGGCACCAAGTATGGAAAAAACACGGAGGGGAGACATCGTGATGCAGAGTGGACGCAATGGGGCGGCCCCGCAACTGGGAGCCGTCGGGAGTTTACTCACCCGGGGTATGAAAACGACGTACCAGTTCCTTCACCCGAGGGACGTTTTGTTTATCGCGCTCCATGATGACGACACGTTCGTGGTAGGCCTTGGAGCCGGGCTTGGCCAGGGAATATACCCAGCGGGTGTCGTTATCGAGCCGCTCGGAGGGCTGCTTGCCCATGATCTGATAAACCTGGCGGCCATCCATGCCGGGCTGCAGGCGGTTGAAGTTCACCTCATTGTATTCCATGGCATAACGGGTGCCGGAGACAAGAAAGTACTTGGTGGCATTCATCGAGTCCGTGCTGCTGTAGCCCATGCTGGAGGCATAATAGAGGTAAATGGCCGCAGGGATGGCGAGCAGGAGGAGAGGGGTGAAGAAGTACCAGTTTTTCTTGAACATGCGAGGGGTGGGGAAAGGCGGCGATGCTGGAGCAAAGGGCCACGGACGGCAAGACAAAAGCGAGAGATGGATCAACGGGCGGGAAAAAGATGCTCGCCACGCTTGGCGGCCTGATGAGCTTCCTTCGTATCTTGCGGGATGCCCGGATCGCCCTGTTCTGCCAGCCAGCGGTCCAGCTCGCCCGAGAGGCGGGCGCGTGTGGCGGCGTGCTGAGGATCAGCCGCGAGATTGGTCATTTCATACGGATCGCTGGCTGTGTGGTAAAGTTGCTCCGCCGGGCGGGTGATGTAGCGTTTCACCAAAGCGTAGGTATCGGGATGGTCCGCGGCAAAGTTGACCCAGGTGGGCCAGTAGGGGTTGTTCAGCGCGCCATTGCCCTGGATACCCATGACATGTTTTTCGATGTAGATCTCATCGGGGGTCAGGTTCCGGATGTAGCGGTACTGGCCATCCGTGAGGGTGCGGATGGGGTAGGCCGGGCCTTCGGGGATGTTGTTATGCAGGCCATAGGCGAACTGGCGGTGGTCGGTCACTTCACCCCGAAGAACGGTGGCAAAGCTGCGGCCATCGAAGGCGGCAGCCGTCCCCTTCCCGCCTGCCACCTCCATGAGAGTGGGAGCCACATCTGCATACTGGACGAGGGCATCGGTACGTTTGCCTGCGGTGATCTTGCCAGGCCAGCGGGCGATAAGGGCCGTGTGCAGGCCGGTATCCCAATTGGTCCATTTGTTGCCGGGGAACTGGGAGCCTTGCTCCGAGGAGAAAAGCACGAGTGTGTTTTCATCCTGGCCAGATTCTTTGAGCAACGCGAGGATCTCGCCCACCTGGCCATCCATGTAGGTGATCTCGGCGAGGTAGCGCCCGAAGTCCTCGCGGGTTTTGGGGGTATCGGCGATGTTGGGCGGGAGCTGGATTTTTTTGGGCGGATACTTCGTGGCATCTCCCATGACCCAGGGCACATGCGGATCCACCAGGGCGATGACGAGGCAGAAAGGCTCGTCCGGCTTGCGCCCGATGAATTCGCGGGCCCCGGCGAGATCATGTCCCTGGGTGGGATTGCGCACGCAGTTAGGATCAAAACCCGGCACGGATTCAAAAGGAAAGGAGGCCTCCGGCAGCACATGGGACTTGCCGGCCAAACCGACACGGTAGCCCAAAGGAGCAAGGTGATGTGGCAGGCTGCGGGTGCCAGGGCGGCTGGCGCTGTGGTTCCAGGCGCAGCCATTGCGCATGGGATACTGGCCGGTGTACAGCTCTGCCCGGCAGGGCTGGCAGATGGCCTCGCTGACGTAGGCGCGATTGAAGGTGAGGCCCTGGGCGGCCAGGGTATCAATGTGGGGTGTCTTTGCATTCACACCGCCATACACAGGCAGGTCATTGTAGGTGCAGTCATCCGCCAGGATGATGAGGACATTTGGTCTGGCCTGGGCCGAGACAATGCCCGTGGCGAGAAGCAGGAGGAAAAGGGCGATGAATTTCACAGGTCTCTATTTCTTCTTTTGGTTAGGCTTGGCGAGGGCTTCCGGCTGGCGATCCAGCAGGGCGCGCAGTTCGGCCACCACCTGCGGCTGCGATGCGGCGAGGTTGCGGGTTTCCAGTGGATCTTCCTGGTAGTCGTAGAGCTCCAGATCGGCGGTGTCCGATGCGGCATCTGGTTTTTTCCATTCGACGAGGCGATAGCGCTCGGTGCGGATGGCACGGCCGATGACGGGCTTTCCCTCACGCTGGCGGGGAAAGGCGTGGGTGGCATGGCTGCGGATACGGCGGGCCGGATCGCGCAGCACGGGGACGAGGCTGGTGCCATCCAGAGGCTGAGGACCGGGGTGGGCAGGCAGCCCGGCGAGCTCCACCAAGGTAGGCAGCACGTCCACCGTCTCGGCGGGTTGACGAGTGGAGGAGCCTGGAGCAGCGATGCCCGGAGCGACGACAATGAGGGGGATGCGGTTGGCCTGCTCGTAGTTGGTGTGTTTTGTCCACATGCCATGGTCGCCCAGATGCCAGCCGTGGTCGCCCCAGAGCACGATGATGGTTTGATCCGCAAGGCCCTGGGCATCCAGTTCATCCAGCACCCGACCCAGCTGGGCATCCATGAAGCTCACAGCGGCATAGTAACCATGAATGAGAGTGCGCTTCATTTCCGGGGTCAGCGGAGGGCTTTCGGGGATGGGGGTGTAGTTGTTCAGTTCCCCCAGGGTCTTGCCCGCATAGGAGGGTGCGCCGTCAGGGGGCGTGACACGTGTGGGCAGAGGGAAAGCGGCGCGGTCATGCATGTCCCAGTATTTTTTGGGTGCGGTGAATGGCAGGTGAGGTTTCACAAAACCCAGGGCTAGAAATAGGGGCTGATCCGGCTTCTCCTTCGCAGCACGCAGACGCCCGATGGCAGCATCGGCGATGCGACCATCGGCATAGGCATTGTCCGGCACGTTGCTGTTTTCCCAGGCGGCTCCGCGAGGAAGATCGCGAATTTTGCCGAGCTGCTGATTGGTGAAGTAGGCTTCTTCGCGGGTCAGCTTGCCATCCGCCGAATTGGCGGGGTTCAGGTATTCGATCACCTTTTCTTTGATCGGCGGAAGGCTCCAGGAGGCCTCGTCGTCGTGATTGCCATGGCCTGTGTGGAGGATCTTGCCGATGGCTTCGGTGCGCCAGCCGTGGGATTTGAAATACTGAGGCAGGGTGACTGCATCGGGCACGGCTAGGCGGAAGTTGTCTGTGAGGTTGTAAATGCCCAGGGAGGTGGAGCGTGAGCCTAACAACAGATTGTTTCTGGAGGGGGCGCAGACCGCCTGATTGCAATAAGCGAGGTCAAAGCGCATGCCGCGTGCGGCGAGGCGGTCGAGATTGGGTGTCCTGGCCAGAGGATCGCCATAACAGCCGATGGCGGGCTTGAGATCGTCCACACAAATCATCAGCACATGCGGGCGGGAAGGTGCGGCTGCAGCCAGCGGCAGTGTGACGGCGAGAAAGAGGAAGCTGAGGAAGGCGCGCATGATCAGGCTTTCTTTTTACCCTTCTTGCCCTTTTTGTTAGGCAGAGGATCGCCATGCGGCAGCCCCCAGATCCAGGGAATGACCTGGGCGCGTTTGGCCCAGATCTCCCACTGGGCGGCCATGGCTTTCAAACGCTCTGGTTCGTTGGCGGCGAGATTGTGCTGTTCGGTGCGGTCGGCCTCCATGTTGTAAAGTTCCCAGGCTCCCTGCGGGCCTTTGGCAACGAGTTTCCAGATGCCATCGCGGACGGCGCGGTTGCCTTCATGCTCAAAGAAGATGGGTTCCTGGCGGCCGATGGATTCGCCTTTGAGGGCAGGCCGCAGGCTGACGCCTTCGACAGGCTTGATCTTCAGCCCCGCATGTTCGGCCGGATAGCTAGCCCCGGCGACATCCAGGCAGGTGGCCATAAGATCAATGAGATGGGCGGGCTGGGGCTCCAAGGAATCATGACGAGCAGCGGGGATTCCTTTGGGCCAATGGGCCACCAACGGGGTGCTGATGCCACCTTCATGCACCCAGTGTTTGTACTCGCGGAAGGGGGTGTTGCTGACATTGGCCCAGGCCTCGCCGTAACCATGATAAGTGTCTGCACCGCCCGGAAGAATGCCGTACCCCTGGCGCATGGGGTGGCCATCGCGGGTCTGTTTGGGAATCATGTCCGGTTGCAAATCGGTAGCCGCCATGGCTGGCAGCGTGGGTTTTTCCGCCCTGGGTTTGAAGGGACCGTTGCGCCCCATACCTTCGGCGCAGCCGCCATTGTCCTGGAAGAAAAGGATGAGGGTGTTGTCGTATTGCCCCTGTTTTTTCAGCTCGGCGACGAGACGGCCAATGCTCTGGTCCATGCTGTCAATCATGGCCGCAAAAACCTCCAT is a window of Prosthecobacter algae DNA encoding:
- a CDS encoding sulfatase, which encodes MALFLLLLATGIVSAQARPNVLIILADDCTYNDLPVYGGVNAKTPHIDTLAAQGLTFNRAYVSEAICQPCRAELYTGQYPMRNGCAWNHSASRPGTRSLPHHLAPLGYRVGLAGKSHVLPEASFPFESVPGFDPNCVRNPTQGHDLAGAREFIGRKPDEPFCLVIALVDPHVPWVMGDATKYPPKKIQLPPNIADTPKTREDFGRYLAEITYMDGQVGEILALLKESGQDENTLVLFSSEQGSQFPGNKWTNWDTGLHTALIARWPGKITAGKRTDALVQYADVAPTLMEVAGGKGTAAAFDGRSFATVLRGEVTDHRQFAYGLHNNIPEGPAYPIRTLTDGQYRYIRNLTPDEIYIEKHVMGIQGNGALNNPYWPTWVNFAADHPDTYALVKRYITRPAEQLYHTASDPYEMTNLAADPQHAATRARLSGELDRWLAEQGDPGIPQDTKEAHQAAKRGEHLFPAR
- a CDS encoding sulfatase; its protein translation is MRAFLSFLFLAVTLPLAAAAPSRPHVLMICVDDLKPAIGCYGDPLARTPNLDRLAARGMRFDLAYCNQAVCAPSRNNLLLGSRSTSLGIYNLTDNFRLAVPDAVTLPQYFKSHGWRTEAIGKILHTGHGNHDDEASWSLPPIKEKVIEYLNPANSADGKLTREEAYFTNQQLGKIRDLPRGAAWENSNVPDNAYADGRIADAAIGRLRAAKEKPDQPLFLALGFVKPHLPFTAPKKYWDMHDRAAFPLPTRVTPPDGAPSYAGKTLGELNNYTPIPESPPLTPEMKRTLIHGYYAAVSFMDAQLGRVLDELDAQGLADQTIIVLWGDHGWHLGDHGMWTKHTNYEQANRIPLIVVAPGIAAPGSSTRQPAETVDVLPTLVELAGLPAHPGPQPLDGTSLVPVLRDPARRIRSHATHAFPRQREGKPVIGRAIRTERYRLVEWKKPDAASDTADLELYDYQEDPLETRNLAASQPQVVAELRALLDRQPEALAKPNQKKK
- a CDS encoding arylsulfatase → MRSFLLIGFLLTLLSAHAADRPNIILIMADDMGYSDLGCFGSEISTPNLDALAKGGVRFTQFYNTARCCPTRAALLTGLYPHQAGIGHMMDDKGLPGYRGELSRDSVTIAEVLKPAGYRTYMAGKWHVTKKVNPQDADAKANWPLQRGFDRFYGTIHGAGSYFDPNTLTRDNEFISPFADAQYQPKSFYYTDAIADHATRFVADHARDHQAQPFFMYVAMTAPHWPMHAKPEDIAKYKGKYDAGYDAIRAARVEKMKKLGLLPPSWQVAPQAGGAWSEVKNREFETRCMEVFAAMIDSMDQSIGRLVAELKKQGQYDNTLILFFQDNGGCAEGMGRNGPFKPRAEKPTLPAMAATDLQPDMIPKQTRDGHPMRQGYGILPGGADTYHGYGEAWANVSNTPFREYKHWVHEGGISTPLVAHWPKGIPAARHDSLEPQPAHLIDLMATCLDVAGASYPAEHAGLKIKPVEGVSLRPALKGESIGRQEPIFFEHEGNRAVRDGIWKLVAKGPQGAWELYNMEADRTEQHNLAANEPERLKAMAAQWEIWAKRAQVIPWIWGLPHGDPLPNKKGKKGKKKA